CTGACATACATACACCACATCTGTTCTTCGTTGACTTCTTACATACAGAACAAGCTTTATACTTCTCAATCAGATCAATAATGTTCTTATGATTTTCTTTCTTTGCAATAGCTAATGCAGTGTTTCCATCATTATTTACTATATCCAAAAGAACCCCATACTTTAACAGCGATTTTATTACCTCTGTACGTCCTTCCCTACAAGCAAACATAAGCGCACTATATCCATTATCATTGCAAATATTAGGATCCATATTCTCATGAGCCAGTAATAACTGCATAATCTCTACATGACCAGACTGACAAGCTAACATAAGCGCCGAAACTCCACATTTATTCTTAGTATTAGGGTCCATGTCTTTGTGAGCCAGCAATAAATTTGTAATTTCTGCATGATCTTTACCACAAGCAATAATAAGCGGAGTAAGGCCAATAGATTCAATATTAGGATCAATCTTTTCATGAGCCAGTAATAACCTCACAACCTCAGCACACTTATTCCGACAAGCTTGCATAAGCAAAGTCCATCCTTCTTTATCCTGCAGATTAGGATCAATTGCTTCATAAGCGAGTAATAATTCCACAATCTCTGTATGCCCTTCTTGACAAGCAAACATAAGCGCTGTAAATCCAACATTACTCTGAACATTAGGATCCACTTTCTTATGATTTAGTAACAACTTCACAATCTCTTCATGACCACAATCACAAGCCATCATAAACGCCGTAGTCCCCTTATTACTCTGAAAATCCGGATCAATTTTTTCATGAGCCAGCAATAACTTCACAACCTCTTCCTGGCCATTCAGACAAGCAATCATAAGCCCCGTAACTCTACTTTTATTCTTAGTATTAGGGTCCATAGCCTCGTGTTCCAGTAATAACTTCACAATCTCTACATTACCGTTCTCACAAGCTGCCATAAGGGAAGTACATCCATCATTTCGTTTAATATTAGGATCCACTTTCTTATGATCCAGTAATAACTTCACCACCTCTTCATTGCCATCCGCACAAACTATCATAAGTGGACTAAGTCCATTATTATCTTGAATATTAGGATCCACTTTCTTATGAGCCAGTAATAACTTCACAACCTCTTCATGGCCATCCTGACAAGCTACCATAAGCGC
This Chlamydiota bacterium DNA region includes the following protein-coding sequences:
- the ankX_9 gene encoding Phosphocholine transferase AnkX; protein product: ALMVACQDGHEEVVKLLLAHKKVDPNIQDNNGLSPLMIVCADGNEEVVKLLLDHKKVDPNIKRNDGCTSLMAACENGNVEIVKLLLEHEAMDPNTKNKSRVTGLMIACLNGQEEVVKLLLAHEKIDPDFQSNKGTTAFMMACDCGHEEIVKLLLNHKKVDPNVQSNVGFTALMFACQEGHTEIVELLLAYEAIDPNLQDKEGWTLLMQACRNKCAEVVRLLLAHEKIDPNIESIGLTPLIIACGKDHAEITNLLLAHKDMDPNTKNKCGVSALMLACQSGHVEIMQLLLAHENMDPNICNDNGYSALMFACREGRTEVIKSLLKYGVLLDIVNNDGNTALAIAKKENHKNIIDLIEKYKACSVCKKSTKNRCGVCMS